A section of the Oryza sativa Japonica Group chromosome 1, ASM3414082v1 genome encodes:
- the LOC4326018 gene encoding putative pentatricopeptide repeat-containing protein At3g01580, with amino-acid sequence MTMLSILVRNFAGNTSSKFNKVALLKLSRWLSGSTPNTNSLSSKKHNFDKSALLFQGCADVRFLKKIHANVFTHGLCWDVILGSKILSCYANLGALHESRLVFQKIVNDDISLWNSAMVDYFRAGYPEEVIILYKRLKLNQIGFNGKTITFVMKSCTELKNLYLGKGVHADSLKLALSGNKFVGSSLIGLYSKFSKTNDSRGVFEEIINKDIVAYTSMITGYSETVDSIAWNAFEIATDMLQNNLEVNRVTLVSLLQIAGNLGALQEGKSLHCYSIRRAIGVSDDILETSIVNFYTRCGAYQSAATVLQNSKGTVASWNALLSGLNRAGQSFNAIQYLPVMLHEHKVTPDSVTFANVLSACAELCYFCFAASIHAYFIRRFIPMDVVLTTALIEVYTKCTRVMRSKYLFDQLIIKDVVSYNAMIYGYLQNDMANEATSLLNYMMAEGVAPDFATVLSLLAAFADQRDLVRGRWIHGFAIRHGFCSDVDVENQILYMYSACGKIAAARAIFDSLEKKNLVSWTAMMKGCLSNGHADEVVQLFQVMQKYGEKPDSVSLVTAVQAVSDLGHLNGLKQIHCFVYRSLLEKDKITANSLISAYAKCGKLDLSAGLFFSLKYRNLDTWNAMISAYAMHGFHINVLEMFKQMEEENIQPDELTFSTVLTACSHAGLVKDGWRIFNSMTSVYSVLPQEEHYGCMVDLLGRAGHLEDGYKFIKLSTLKDKSTIFCALLSACRTHGNTRLAHAISKELLEHGPQNPGIYALISEVYAQEGQWNEVANTKARADLSGLKKHPGSSLIESMEQGMP; translated from the coding sequence ATGACGATGCTATCAATTCTTGTGAGGAATTTTGCTGGAAACACTAGTTCAAAGTTCAATAAAGTTGCACTGCTGAAGCTGAGTAGGTGGCTATCAGGATCCACTCCCAACACAAATTCATTATCTAGCAAGAAACATAATTTTGACAAGTCTGCTCTGTTGTTCCAAGGCTGTGCAGATGTTAGGTTTCTAAAGAAGATCCACGCTAATGTTTTCACACATGGACTTTGCTGGGATGTGATTCTTGGCTCTAAGATTCTGAGTTGTTATGCTAATTTAGGTGCATTGCATGAGTCAAGGCTTGTTTTTCAGAAAATTGTAAACGATGATATTTCCCTGTGGAATTCAGCCATGGTTGATTATTTTAGAGCAGGTTATCCGGAGGAGGTTATAATTTTGTATAAGAGATTGAAATTGAACCAGATTGGTTTCAATGGGAAAACTATTACTTTTGTTATGAAAAGCTGCACTGAGCTTAAGAATCTGTACTTGGGTAAAGGAGTGCATGCAGATTCACTTAAGCTTGCTCTGTCTGGGAATAAATTCGTCGGCTCCTCCCTCATTGGCTTATACTCCAAGTTTAGCAAGACGAATGATTCACGTGGAGTGTTTGAAGAGATCATCAACAAGGACATTGTTGCTTACACTTCGATGATCACTGGTTATTCAGAAACTGTGGATTCAATTGCATGGAACGCATTTGAAATTGCCACTGATATGCTGCAGAACAACTTGGAAGTAAACCGTGTGACTCTGGTAAGCTTACTGCAAATAGCTGGGAATCTGGGAGCACTTCAGGAGGGTAAATCTCTCCATTGCTACTCCATAAGGAGAGCAATTGGTGTCTCAGATGATATTCTAGAGACCAGCATTGTGAACTTTTATACTCGATGTGGAGCTTATCAGTCAGCGGCTACTGTTCTGCAAAATTCAAAGGGAACTGTTGCTTCATGGAATGCTCTGCTTTCTGGTCTTAATAGAGCTGGACAGAGTTTCAATGCAATCCAGTATTTGCCTGTGATGCTGCATGAGCATAAAGTAACTCCAGATTCTGTCACTTTTGCAAACGTGCTTTCAGCCTGTGCTGAGCTATGCTATTTTTGCTTTGCTGCTAGTATTCATGCCTACTTCATAAGAAGATTTATACCTATGGATGTTGTTTTGACCACTGCACTTATTGAGGTGTACACCAAATGCACAAGAGTCATGAGATCGAAGTATCTCTTTGATCAACTTATTATTAAAGATGTTGTATCCTATAACGCGATGATTTATGGTTACCTACAAAATGACATGGCCAATGAGGCCACCTCATTACTCAATTACATGATGGCAGAAGGTGTTGCTCCAGATTTTGCAACTGTTCTTAGCCTGCTTGCTGCTTTTGCTGACCAAAGAGATTTAGTTAGAGGGAGATGGATCCATGGTTTTGCAATTAGGCATGGGTTTTGTTCAGATGTGGACGTTGAAAATCAAATTCTATATATGTATTCAGCCTGCGGAAAAATTGCAGCAGCAAGGGCTATATTTGACtcattggaaaagaaaaacttggTTTCATGGACAGCCATGATGAAAGGTTGCTTATCCAATGGACATGCAGATGAGGTGGTTCAATTATTTCAAGTGATGCAAAAATATGGGGAGAAACCTGATTCTGTTTCTCTTGTAACTGCAGTTCAGGCTGTTTCTGATCTTGGACATCTAAATGGTCTAAAACAAATTCATTGTTTTGTTTACCGTTCCTTGTTGGAGAAAGATAAGATTACTGCTAATTCATTGATAAGTGCATATGCCAAGTGTGGAAAGCTGGATTTGTCAGCAGGTTTGTTCTTTAGTTTGAAATATAGAAACTTGGATACTTGGAATGCAATGATCAGTGCTTATGCAATGCATGGATTCCATATTAACGTGCTTGAAATGTTCAAGCAaatggaagaagaaaacattCAGCCTGATGAGTTAACATTCTCCACTGTGCTTACTGCTTGCAGCCATGCTGGTCTTGTCAAGGATGGTTGGCGTATTTTCAATTCCATGACCTCAGTATATTCAGTTCTTCCACAGGAAGAGCATTACGGTTGCATGGTTGACTTGTTGGGTCGTGCTGGGCATCTAGAAGATGGATACAAATTTATAAAGCTATCTACCTTAAAAGATAAATCCACTATATTTTGTGCTCTGCTCTCTGCTTGCAGAACTCATGGAAATACACGACTTGCACATGCTATTAGCAAAGAGCTCCTTGAGCATGGACCTCAGAATCCAGGTATTTATGCTCTGATTTCAGAAGTATATGCTCAGGAAGGGCAGTGGAACGAAGTTGCTAATACAAAGGCCAGAGCTGATTTAAGTGGGTTAAAGAAACATCCTGGTTCTAGTTTGATTGAATCAATGGAGCAAGGAATGCCCTGA
- the LOC4326019 gene encoding rapid alkalinization factor has product MAKSLLAASALLLALLLAVAGGAAAAGEVPLAWELGVGGGGGGGEEDSFGFSSEDAAADGAAVVRRVLQGQGYISYGALRRDTTPCSVRGASYYNCRPGGQANPYSRGCSAITRCRG; this is encoded by the coding sequence ATGGCGAAATCCCTACTGGCGGCGTCCGCGCTGCTGCTGGCGCTGCTCCTGGCGGTGGccgggggagcggcggcggcgggggaggtgcCGCTCGCCTGGGAGctcggggtcggcggcggcggcggcggcggcgaggaggacagCTTCGGGTTCTCCTccgaggatgcggcggccgacggcgccgcGGTGGTGAGGCGGGTGCTGCAGGGGCAGGGGTACATCAGCTACGGCGCGCTGCGGCGCGACACCACGCCGTGCTCCGTCCGCGGCGCCTCCTACTACAACTGCCGCCCTGGCGGCCAGGCCAACCCCTACTCCCGCGGCTGCTCCGCCATCACCCGCTGCCGCGGCTAA
- the LOC4326020 gene encoding protein RALF-like 33, whose amino-acid sequence MARPAIVAAPALLLLALLIALATGGADAAPGEVPLSWELGVVGADDAFGFPGEEAADSATAVVRRVLQQGSYISYGALRRDTTPCSVRGASYYNCQPGAEANPYSRGCSAITQCRG is encoded by the coding sequence ATGGCGAGACCCGCCATCGTGGCGGCGcccgcgctgctgctgctggcgctgCTCATCGCGCTGGCCACCGGGGGAGCCGACGCGGCGCCGGGCGAGGTGCCGCTGAGCTGGGAGCTCGGGGTTGTCGGCGCCGACGACGCGTTCGGCTTCCcgggtgaggaggcggcggacagCGCCACCGCGGTGGTGCGGCGGGTGCTGCAGCAGGGGAGCTACATCAGCTACGGCGCGCTGCGGCGCGACACGACGCCGTGCTCCGTGCGCGGCGCGTCCTACTACAACTGCCAGCCCGGCGCGGAGGCCAACCCCTACTCCCGCGGCTGCTCCGCCATCACCCAGTGCAGGGgatga